A stretch of Toxoplasma gondii ME49 chromosome V, whole genome shotgun sequence DNA encodes these proteins:
- a CDS encoding hypothetical protein (encoded by transcript TGME49_212800) encodes MVLVRSPRWGPAPEAAGSSSPLREPRVSPCERNDAGSPFPLSSKSRLRLGTERQLPPSAAECPSFSFSSSPLPRRPSLNADVSGIPHPRLSSLDAREGEEGRQADESRGRAAEEGEEEEKRFAASAGDSRGQAGNLSRASAIRSSRPKMGTSGVSSTTLIPLPSRASSTLRHASSPSRPVLARLSSSSPVGSGRGAQLAAPATAAREDAGHSDLSPSSVAAFSPSKRLRRTEDQTHSFLSQPSEPALPALHSVLTGSEETERAGFKSMSSSTASRSSPLKTNAIFLMASDSRQEGAPAASAEVSARGDMHGVSPSERISVAEERISPLSSRCSRRAPASANEVPQSAALCADKHSRNEKLRELENLQHVLPASGSLREYVQQAGEEARWRERGDSGPFSLPKTAEEFRDQWRPMVDATVKKLCDMTDEEKQVTPYIMLEGRMLRAVRRASASLANRRTKAVAFNSEVRDLFSREQRLYDESEREFEVVQRVAQDQAGGQEKLEKRLKDTQRKKEQVEVYRQQVHKKMANLSFTRQKKLRLFEALESAKKESSSKEKSLQALYQLLQCTTRFKVNKVDGGLVTGALVPEQKSALFPQLRKVGKNAQQIIKHGEGDEEDMLEDTTAEPAILTLDCEKENQGGMDADVLWSLIEDTLGVGGVPVPQLLSAVRGE; translated from the exons ATGGTTCTCGTTCGAAGCCCGCGGTGGGGGCCTGCCCCTGAGGCGGCaggttcttcctctccgctgcGAGaacctcgcgtctctccatgCGAACGAAACGATGCCGGTTCTCCATTTCCACTCTCCTCAAAGTCACGCCTTAGACTCGGCACAGAGCGACAGTTGCCGCCGTCTGCTGCGGAGTGTCCgtccttttcgttttcgtcctctccccTGCCGCGACGACCGTCTCTCAACGCCGATGTCTCCGGCATTCCTCAcccgcgtctctcgtccttggacgcgagagagggagaagagggaagacaagCAGATGAGAGCAGAGGGCGAGCAGctgaggagggagaggaggaagagaaacgctttGCCGCAagcgcaggagacagcagaggacAAGCCGGAAATCTGTCTCGCGCATCTGCgattcgctcttctcgcccaaAGATGGGCACCAGTGGCGTCTCCTCCACCACGCTCATCCCCCTGCCTTCTCGAGCGTCTTCGACTCTTCGCCATGCTTCTTCACCCAGCCGTCCTGTGCTCGCGAgactctcctcttcgtctcctgtcgGCTCTGGCCGTGGAGCCCAACTAGCGGCCCCTGCGACCGCAGCACGAGAGGACGCAGGCCACTCCGATCTCTCGCCGTCGAgcgtcgccgccttctctccgtcgaaGCGCCTTCGGAGAACCGAAGATCAGACACACAGTTTCTTGTCGCAGCCCTCCGAGCCTGCTCTCCCGGCTTTGCACTCGGTTTTGACAGGCTCCGAGGAGACTGAGAGAGCTGGGTTCAAGTCCATGTCCTCCTCCACGGCTAGCAGGTCCTCGCCTCTCAAGACCAACGCGATATTTCTGATGGCTTCAGACTCCCGACAGGAGGGGGCGCCCGCAGCCTCCGCAGAGGTCTCTGCTCGAGGAGACATGCATGGAGTGTCGCCGAGTGAGAGGATCTCTGTAGCGGAGGAAAGAATCTCTCCGCTTTCGTCGCGATGCTCCAGACGCGCGCCTGCGAGCGCAAACGAAGTGCCTCAGAGTGCCGCGTTGTGCGCAGACAAACAttcgagaaacgagaaactTCGGGAACTCGAAAACCTTCAGCACGTTCTGCCTGCTTCCGGGTCACTGAGGGAGTACGTACAGCAGGCAGGTGAAGAAGCccgatggagagagagaggcgacagcggaccgttttctcttcccaAGACTGCGGAAGAGTTCCGAGACCAGTGGAGACCAATGGTCGACGCAACTGTCAAGAAACTTTGCGATATGactgacgaagaaaaacag GTGACCCCTTACATCATGCTCGAGGGCCGCATGCTGCGCGCTGTCCGTCGGGCGTCGGCGTCCCTGGCGAATCGACGAACGAAGGCTGTGGCCTTCAACTCGGAGGTTCGGGATTTGTTTTCAAGGGAGCAGCGACTGTATGACGAGAGCGAACGGGAGTTTGAAGTCGTCCAGCGCGTCGCGCAGGACCAAGCCGGCGGCCAGGAGAAGCTGGAAAAGCGCCTGAAAGacacgcagaggaagaaggagcaggtCGAGGTGTATCGACAGCAAGTGCACAAGAAGATGGCAAATCTGTCCTtcacgaggcagaagaagctgcggcTCTTCGAGGCGCTCGAGAGCGCGAAAAAAGAGTCGTcctcgaaggagaagagcctGCAAGCCCTGTACCAACTGCTGCAGTGCACCACGCGATTCAAAGTGAACAAAGTCGACGGCGGCCTCGTCACCGGGGCGCTTGTGCCGGAGCAGAAGAGCGCGCTCTTTCCCCAGCTGCGGAAGGTGGGGAAAAATGCCCAGCAGATAATCAAACACGGCgagggcgacgaagaagacatgtTAGAAGACACCACGGCAGAACCTGCGATTCTCACGCTGGAttgcgaaaaagaaaaccaaGGAGGAATGGATGCGGACGTCCTTTGGAGCCTCATCGAGGACACTCTGGGCGTTGGAGGCGTCCCCGTCCCTCAGCTGCTCAGTGCTGTTCGGGGCGAGTAA